CTCCGTAATTTCCGCCGGAAATGGCGACGAGGGGGCAAGAACATATTTCGAGAATCCCGATGTGCGCCTGGTCATCACCGATATGGACATGCCGGTGCTTAACGGCCTGGGACTTATAAAAAACTCCGCGACGCCAAGGCCGAGGTTCCGATTTTGGTGCTGAGCAGCAGGAATGACGAGGATACCGCCATAAAGGCTGTCCATGCCGGGGCGGATGACTATATCGTCAAGGATGAGCATATTCGCGACGAAATTCTGCTTCATGCGCGAAAAGTTTTCGAGGTTAGAAAAATAACCGACGAGAACAAGCGGCTCTACGCCCAGCTTGAGGCGCGCAACAGCTTCATCAAAAAAACCTTCGGCCGTTACATGTCCGATGAAGTGGTGGAAAAACTGCTGGAACACCCCGATGGGCTGAAGCTGGGCGGGGAAAGCCTGAAAGCCACGGTAATGATGACGGACCTGCGGGGCTTTTCCGCCGTTTCTGAGATGTACGGGGCCGAAACCATCATGGATATGCTGAACGGCTACCTTAAGGAGATGACCGGCATAATCTCGAAATATTCCGGAGTGATAAACGAAATCATTGGCGATGCGTTGTTGGTGCTTTTCGGCGCGCCTGATTCACGCCCGGACGACGCCGCCCGCGCCATAGCTTGCGCGGTGGAGATGCAATTGGCCATGGAAAACGTGAACCGGCGGAACAGGGATCTGGGTCTAATGGATCTGGTGATGGGGATCGGGCTGAACACGGGGGTGGTGGTGGCCGGCAACATCGGATCGGATATCCGGGCGAAATATGCCGTGGTGGGAAACGTGGTCAATCTTGCGGGCAGGGTGGAATCGCTTACGGTGGGGGGGCAGATACTGGCCACCGAATCGGTGTTGAGGGACACCGCCACCGAAGTGCAAACAAGCGGAGAGTTTTTTATCCCATTCAAAGGGTTCAGCAAACCCTGCATGATCTACGATGTGATGGGCATTAAGGGGAAATACAATGTTTCGCTCCCCGAAAAACGCGTGAAGTTCACCATGCTGAAAACCCCCATAACGCTTGAATGCGAAATTCTGGAGGAAAAACATTCCACCGGGGAAAAAATCCATGCTTCAATAACCGCCCTTGCCAGCACAGGGGCAATAATATACCCGGATAAACCTCTTGCCCCTTTTTTAAACATTAAGTTGTCGCTTACCGGCGAACCGGCATCCGGAAGGGAAGCTCCCCTGTACGCCAAAATCACAAAAGAACATGGTGCCGGAGCGTATGAAGCGCATTTCACGTTTATCCCTCGTGAGATACGCGATCTTTTTACCAATCTCGCGGGGGAAAGCGCCGTCTGATTCACAAACGAAACCGGCAAACTGCTTTGCCGCGCCTGTAATGCATAGATGGGATTTTAGCGTTGGCCTATATACAATTCCTTCATCTCCAATTATTTTGGCAAGCAAGTTATTAAAGTTTCGAGTGTCCAATATAAAGGTCAAAGCCAAAGAATAAGACCCGTAACTTTTGCCAATTTTCGCCTGAAAGTTTGCTAAAAAGCCGCTTGACTTTCGTATTAATTTCGTTTATGTTTCGCTTATGATTATTACGAAGCGCCAAAAAGAAATTTTGGATTTCGTCAACGCATTCGTCGCCGATAAGGGCTACGCCCCCAGCATCGGGGAGATCAAGGCCCAGTTCGGCATAAGTTCACCCGCCACCATCCACCAGCACCTGAAAAACTTGCAGGAAAAGGGGCTTATAAACCGCGTGCCGAACCGCCACCGGAGCATCGAGGTTATCCCCTCATACGGCGCGCGCCCCAGCGGGCTGGCCATACCGATCCTCGGCGCCATCGCGGCGGGTTACCCCATCGAAAGCTACCCGGACACCGATACGATGACCCTGCCCGAAGAGATGGGGGCGGATGAAAACTGCTACCTGCTCCGCGTGCGGGGCGACTCGATGATAGACGACCACATCTGCGACGGCGACATGGTGTTGGTGCGCAAGGCCGAATTTGCCAAGCCGGGCCAGACCGTGGTGGCGCTGGTGGACGGCCGCGAGGCGACGCTGAAACGCTACTACCCCGAACAGGGAAAAATCCGCCTCCAGCCGGCCAATATCATGATGGCGCCGATGATAATGGAGCCGCACCGCGTCCGCGTACAAGGAACCGTCGTCGGCATCATCCGCAAGTTCTAATCGCCGCGCCGCGCGCGTTCTTTTTTCAAAACTCCATTATGGACGCGGGTATTGTCCGCATTCGGCGGCGGCTATATACTTAGGGCACGTAAATAACGACAACACCCTAACAGGAGACTTTCCATGCCGAAGCCGAAAATACATTTCTTCGTCTGCATCAACGAGCGCCCCGCCGGCCACCCGCGCGGCAGCTGCACCGCGAAAAACGCGATGGGGGCGTTGCAGGCGATGGGCCAAAAACTCCAGGCCACCCAAAAATTCGACACCGTGATGCTCTCCGCCGTGCGGAGCTGTCTTGGCCCCTGCGGCTCCGGCCCGATCGTGGTGGTTTACCCGGACAACGTATGGTACGGCAACGTCACCCCGCAGGCGGCCGAAGAGATTTTCGACAGCCACGTCACCACCGGCAAGCCGGTGGAGAAATACATGCTCAAGGAAGGCACCTTCTGACGTTGCACCCGTTCGACGAGTACGAGAGACGGCTGGC
This portion of the Nitrospinota bacterium genome encodes:
- a CDS encoding response regulator, with the translated sequence MVESGAGGHGKILIVDDSEDICLLLTGALTRNGYSVISAGNGDEGARTYFENPDVRLVITDMDMPVLNGLGLIKNSATPRPRFRFWC
- the lexA gene encoding transcriptional repressor LexA — protein: MIITKRQKEILDFVNAFVADKGYAPSIGEIKAQFGISSPATIHQHLKNLQEKGLINRVPNRHRSIEVIPSYGARPSGLAIPILGAIAAGYPIESYPDTDTMTLPEEMGADENCYLLRVRGDSMIDDHICDGDMVLVRKAEFAKPGQTVVALVDGREATLKRYYPEQGKIRLQPANIMMAPMIMEPHRVRVQGTVVGIIRKF
- a CDS encoding (2Fe-2S) ferredoxin domain-containing protein — translated: MPKPKIHFFVCINERPAGHPRGSCTAKNAMGALQAMGQKLQATQKFDTVMLSAVRSCLGPCGSGPIVVVYPDNVWYGNVTPQAAEEIFDSHVTTGKPVEKYMLKEGTF